The following coding sequences are from one Malaciobacter pacificus window:
- a CDS encoding YihY family inner membrane protein — protein MNNQSESSLIKRVFNAIDSFFNDDTTYYAASLSFFTIFSILPIIALILAIISSFPEFNSYVDIFTNYIFDLLNPTHSQDIVNTLKDYVSNSSKLGYIGIIYMLFVFIMFFKDYEYIVNKIHRTKRKTIHGSFIFYSVYLVLLAIVYAAFNIALSFYENNLLNQIFSYLFSWLIFFSLFKLSVNREIDNKAAVASSLITLITLSITKNLFVYYVIYNKTYTTIYGSLATLLFTFFWIYISWIIYLYGIKMCHKLNIQSKV, from the coding sequence ATGAATAATCAAAGTGAAAGCAGTTTAATAAAAAGAGTCTTTAATGCTATAGACTCTTTTTTTAATGATGATACAACATATTACGCTGCCTCACTAAGCTTTTTTACAATTTTTTCTATACTACCAATAATTGCATTGATACTTGCAATTATCTCTTCATTTCCAGAATTTAATAGTTATGTCGATATTTTTACAAACTATATTTTTGATTTATTAAACCCAACTCACTCGCAAGATATAGTAAATACACTAAAAGATTATGTATCAAACTCTAGCAAGCTAGGATACATAGGAATTATATATATGCTTTTTGTATTTATTATGTTTTTCAAAGACTATGAGTACATTGTAAATAAAATCCATAGAACAAAAAGAAAAACAATTCATGGTTCATTTATTTTCTATTCTGTTTACTTAGTACTCTTAGCAATTGTGTATGCAGCTTTTAATATAGCTCTTTCATTTTATGAAAACAATTTATTAAATCAGATCTTTTCATACCTTTTTTCATGGTTGATATTTTTTAGTTTATTCAAACTTAGTGTAAATAGAGAAATAGATAATAAAGCTGCTGTAGCATCATCTTTAATAACTTTAATTACATTATCTATAACAAAAAACTTATTCGTTTATTATGTAATATATAATAAAACATATACAACAATATATGGCTCTCTTGCTACACTTTTATTTACATTCTTTTGGATATATATATCTTGGATAATATACCTATATGGAATTAAAATGTGTCATAAACTAAATATTCAATCAAAGGTCTAA